A DNA window from Chlamydia felis Fe/C-56 contains the following coding sequences:
- the dcd gene encoding dCTP deaminase, which translates to MSIKEDKWIRKMAQTHGMIEPFADGQVNIDAETGEKLISYGLSSYGYDLRLSREFKVFTNVYNSLVDPKHFTEDTFISITDDVCIIPPNSFALAHSVEYFRIPRNVLTMCIGKSTYARCGLIVNVTPFEPEWEGYVTIEISNTTPLPAKIYANEGIAQVLFFEADEMCEVSYAERKGKYQKQQGITVPFV; encoded by the coding sequence ATGAGCATTAAAGAAGATAAATGGATCCGCAAAATGGCACAAACTCATGGAATGATCGAGCCTTTTGCTGATGGTCAAGTAAATATAGACGCTGAAACGGGAGAAAAATTAATTAGCTACGGTTTGTCTAGCTATGGTTATGATCTTCGTTTGTCTCGAGAATTTAAAGTTTTTACTAACGTTTACAATTCTCTTGTTGATCCCAAACATTTTACAGAAGATACATTTATTTCGATTACTGATGACGTTTGTATCATTCCTCCGAACTCTTTTGCTCTTGCGCATAGCGTAGAGTATTTTCGCATTCCAAGAAATGTCTTAACAATGTGTATAGGAAAGTCCACATATGCACGTTGCGGGCTTATTGTTAATGTAACACCTTTTGAACCTGAGTGGGAAGGGTATGTTACCATAGAGATTTCCAATACCACTCCCTTGCCAGCAAAAATTTATGCTAACGAGGGAATTGCGCAAGTCTTATTCTTTGAAGCCGATGAGATGTGCGAAGTTTCTTATGCTGAAAGAAAAGGCAAGTACCAAAAACAGCAAGGAATTACCGTTCCTTTTGTTTAA